A genomic region of Rhizobium sp. NXC24 contains the following coding sequences:
- the der gene encoding ribosome biogenesis GTPase Der, with protein MSFTVAIVGRPNVGKSTLFNRLVGKKLALVDDTPGVTRDRRPGDARLVDLRFRIVDTAGLEEADEETLEGRMRAQTEAAIDEADLTLFVVDAKMGLTHVDKTLAEMLRKRGRPVVLVANKSEARGSDSGFYDAFTLGLGEPCPISAEHGQGMMDLRDAIVEALGHERAFPPREDEAETNVSIPRPAMGEDGEEIDEEPAYDDTRPLRVAIVGRPNAGKSTLINRFLGEDRLLTGPEAGITRDSISVDWSWRGRTVKMFDTAGMRRKAKVIEKLEKLSVADALRAIRFAETVVIVFDATIPFEKQDLQIVDLVVREGRAAVLAFNKWDMIEDRQAVLADLREKTDRLLPQARGIRAVPISGQTGEGLDRLMQAVVDTDKVWNKRVSTAKLNRWLETQQVQHPPPAVSGRRIKLKYMTQVKARPPAFMISCTRSDALPESYVRYLINGLREDFAMPGVPIRIHFRSSDNPYETKKKR; from the coding sequence ATGAGTTTCACGGTCGCGATCGTCGGTCGCCCGAATGTCGGCAAGTCCACTCTTTTCAACCGTTTGGTTGGCAAGAAGCTGGCGCTCGTCGATGACACGCCGGGTGTAACGCGCGACCGCCGTCCTGGCGATGCGCGCCTCGTCGATCTTCGTTTTCGCATTGTCGATACCGCTGGTCTCGAAGAAGCCGACGAAGAGACGCTGGAAGGCCGCATGCGTGCCCAGACGGAGGCTGCGATCGATGAAGCAGACCTGACGCTGTTCGTCGTCGACGCCAAGATGGGTTTGACCCATGTCGACAAGACGCTCGCAGAAATGCTGCGCAAGCGCGGACGTCCGGTGGTTCTCGTCGCCAACAAATCGGAAGCGCGAGGCTCTGACAGCGGCTTCTATGACGCTTTCACGCTCGGCCTTGGCGAGCCTTGCCCGATCTCTGCCGAACATGGCCAGGGTATGATGGATCTGCGCGACGCTATCGTCGAGGCGCTCGGCCATGAGCGTGCCTTTCCGCCGAGAGAGGATGAGGCGGAGACGAATGTCAGCATTCCGCGCCCTGCCATGGGTGAGGACGGTGAAGAGATCGACGAAGAGCCGGCCTATGACGACACGCGGCCGTTGCGTGTCGCCATCGTCGGCCGCCCGAATGCCGGCAAGTCGACGCTGATCAATCGTTTCCTCGGCGAGGACAGGCTGCTGACCGGTCCGGAAGCCGGAATTACCCGCGACTCGATCTCGGTCGATTGGAGCTGGCGCGGCCGTACCGTGAAAATGTTCGATACCGCCGGCATGCGCCGCAAGGCCAAGGTGATTGAAAAGCTCGAAAAGCTCTCCGTCGCCGATGCACTGCGCGCCATTCGTTTCGCCGAGACCGTAGTCATCGTCTTCGACGCCACCATTCCCTTCGAGAAGCAGGATCTTCAGATCGTCGATCTCGTCGTCCGCGAGGGCCGGGCCGCCGTGCTTGCCTTCAACAAGTGGGACATGATCGAGGATCGCCAGGCAGTGCTTGCCGACCTGCGCGAAAAGACCGACCGGCTGCTGCCGCAGGCGCGCGGTATTCGCGCCGTTCCGATTTCCGGTCAGACGGGCGAGGGATTGGACCGGTTGATGCAAGCGGTCGTCGATACCGACAAGGTCTGGAACAAGCGCGTGTCCACCGCCAAGCTCAATCGCTGGCTGGAGACACAGCAGGTTCAGCATCCGCCACCGGCGGTTTCCGGCCGGCGTATCAAGCTGAAATACATGACCCAGGTGAAGGCGCGCCCGCCGGCCTTCATGATTTCCTGCACCCGCTCGGATGCGCTGCCGGAATCCTATGTGCGCTACCTGATCAACGGCCTGCGGGAAGATTTCGCCATGCCGGGCGTGCCGATCCGCATCCATTTCCGCTCGTCGGACAATCCTTACGAGACCAAAAAGAAGCGATGA
- a CDS encoding tetratricopeptide repeat protein → MAFNDDSFIREVNEELRSDQLRFVWRRFGRLIIGGAVLIVLGTAAFSGYRYWSGRQAGSSGDQFISALTLADQNKTDEALAALATIEKSGSGSYPLLARMRAATLQAQKGDTAGAIAAFSAIGKESGVPAVIRDAARLRAAYLLVDTGTYDQVAAEAQELAVPANAFRHSARDVLGLAAYKAGDFAKARQWFQAIVDDPQSPRNVGNRAQMLLDLITASGKAPVAKG, encoded by the coding sequence ATGGCATTCAACGACGATAGCTTCATCCGCGAGGTGAACGAAGAACTGCGTTCGGACCAGTTGCGGTTCGTATGGCGCCGTTTTGGCCGGCTTATCATCGGTGGCGCCGTGCTTATCGTTCTCGGCACGGCCGCCTTTAGCGGCTATCGCTACTGGTCAGGACGCCAGGCCGGCAGCAGCGGTGATCAGTTCATCTCCGCGCTGACGCTGGCGGATCAGAACAAGACGGACGAAGCGCTGGCCGCGTTGGCGACCATCGAGAAGAGCGGCAGCGGTTCCTATCCGCTGCTGGCGCGCATGCGCGCTGCCACACTGCAGGCGCAGAAGGGCGATACGGCCGGTGCGATTGCTGCCTTCTCGGCGATCGGCAAGGAGTCCGGTGTTCCGGCCGTAATCCGGGATGCGGCTCGCCTGCGTGCGGCCTATCTGCTTGTCGATACGGGCACGTATGACCAGGTTGCCGCCGAGGCCCAGGAGTTGGCCGTGCCGGCAAACGCTTTCCGGCATTCCGCACGTGACGTGTTGGGTCTTGCCGCCTACAAGGCCGGCGATTTCGCCAAGGCGCGTCAATGGTTCCAGGCGATCGTCGACGATCCCCAGAGCCCGCGCAATGTCGGCAACCGCGCCCAGATGCTGCTCGATCTCATCACCGCATCCGGCAAGGCACCGGTCGCTAAAGGCTGA
- a CDS encoding NnrU family protein has translation MSLLILGIILFLGIHLIRVVIPGFRRSMISSIGEGGWKIGYSIASIVTLILLIYGFGQARDSTPIWSPPFWMSHITILLMLFALICLVASLLPAGYIAVRTKHPMVLSVKIWAFAHLLSNGDGAAMLLFAAFLAWGVIMRISLKRRERAGEISLRPFVSAKYDLYAVVIGIVVWGLIIWKLHEWIIGVSPLVM, from the coding sequence ATGTCACTGCTGATCCTTGGCATCATTCTTTTCCTTGGCATTCATCTGATCCGCGTCGTGATACCCGGTTTCCGTCGCTCGATGATTTCGAGCATCGGCGAGGGCGGCTGGAAGATCGGCTATTCGATCGCCAGCATCGTCACGCTGATTCTGTTGATCTACGGCTTCGGGCAAGCGCGCGACTCGACCCCGATCTGGTCTCCGCCCTTCTGGATGAGCCATATCACTATTTTGCTAATGCTTTTTGCACTGATCTGTCTCGTCGCTTCGCTGCTGCCAGCCGGGTATATCGCCGTCAGGACGAAGCATCCGATGGTGCTGTCGGTGAAGATCTGGGCCTTTGCGCATCTGCTTTCCAATGGCGATGGCGCAGCCATGCTGTTGTTTGCCGCCTTCCTGGCTTGGGGCGTCATCATGCGGATCTCGCTGAAGCGGCGCGAACGTGCGGGCGAGATCTCGCTGCGGCCCTTCGTTTCGGCGAAATACGATCTTTATGCCGTTGTCATCGGTATCGTGGTCTGGGGATTGATCATTTGGAAGCTGCACGAGTGGATTATCGGGGTTTCGCCGCTCGTTATGTGA
- a CDS encoding polysaccharide deacetylase — MFRFVSFASLALSLALPAIAEAQEKPKQLVMISFDGAHDNALWTKSREIASRNGAHFTYFLSCTFLMNHDQAKAYQAPGQKAGKSNVGFAKSDDDVRTRIANIWGAHLEGHDISSHACGHFDGKKWTSADWQQEFMNARIALRDAWKNVGEADKEPPGWQEFATKDVKGFRAPYLSTSDGLVPAEKAMGFQYDASLVTKGPALPQVVDGIYRFGLPLIPEGSDHHLVIGMDYNLYVHHSKGVEDKADSKAFEDRTFDAFEAAFAKQYEGDRIPVQFGFHFVEMNDGAYWRALDRFVSDVCHKDGVACVSYSEAIPLIAARGKLQQG; from the coding sequence ATGTTTCGTTTTGTCTCTTTCGCCTCCCTCGCCCTTTCCCTTGCCCTGCCCGCGATCGCCGAGGCCCAGGAAAAGCCGAAGCAATTGGTGATGATCTCGTTCGACGGCGCGCATGACAATGCGCTGTGGACGAAGAGCCGCGAGATCGCGTCGCGCAACGGCGCGCATTTCACCTATTTCCTCTCCTGCACCTTCCTGATGAACCACGATCAGGCCAAGGCTTATCAGGCGCCGGGACAGAAAGCCGGCAAATCGAACGTCGGCTTCGCCAAGAGCGACGACGACGTGCGCACGCGTATCGCCAATATCTGGGGCGCGCATCTCGAAGGCCATGATATTTCCAGCCACGCCTGCGGCCACTTCGACGGCAAGAAGTGGACATCGGCGGACTGGCAGCAGGAATTCATGAACGCACGCATCGCGCTGCGCGACGCGTGGAAGAACGTCGGCGAAGCGGACAAGGAGCCGCCGGGCTGGCAGGAATTTGCGACGAAAGACGTCAAGGGCTTCCGCGCGCCCTATCTTTCGACCAGCGACGGCCTGGTGCCGGCCGAAAAAGCCATGGGGTTCCAGTACGACGCCAGCCTCGTGACCAAGGGCCCGGCTTTGCCGCAGGTAGTCGACGGCATCTACCGCTTCGGCCTGCCGCTGATCCCCGAAGGTTCCGACCACCATCTGGTGATCGGCATGGACTATAATCTCTATGTCCACCATTCCAAGGGCGTCGAAGACAAGGCGGATTCCAAGGCCTTCGAAGACCGCACTTTCGATGCTTTCGAAGCCGCCTTCGCCAAACAATATGAAGGCGACCGCATTCCGGTGCAGTTCGGCTTCCATTTTGTGGAAATGAACGACGGCGCCTATTGGCGGGCGCTGGACCGCTTCGTCAGCGACGTCTGCCATAAGGACGGAGTCGCTTGCGTCAGCTATTCCGAGGCAATCCCATTGATCGCGGCGCGCGGCAAGCTGCAGCAGGGGTGA
- the sbmA gene encoding peptide antibiotic transporter SbmA, translating to MFHSFFPQPKLFFTSMVVWTILCIAVWYASLSDLGTHLGFVMPPEGQEPYDLSYFVLWGNLWFYGFFFLCTAIFCGAWHIKAWDHPWKLWSIWGSALIILVTYFGVQVSVVVNNFRRPFGDLLQAALTKQPGVTVESFYTLMIIFAQIAFLSMFVSILTDFYTSHYIFRWRTAMNSFYMSKWEKLRHIEGASQRVQEDTMRFSSTLEGLGISLINSVMTLIVFLPILLALSSYVTELPIIGKISHSLFWLALFWSAFGTVLLAVAGIKLPGLNFKNQRVEAAYRKELVYGEDNGERAQPATVGELFANVRRNYYRIYFHYVYFNVARYFYLQADSMFVLFMLVPTFVAGAITYGIYQQIATAFGQVSNSFQYLVNSWTTIIELLSIHKRLKAFEAAIDDEPLPKIDQSYLERETGIVHVDG from the coding sequence GTGTTTCACTCTTTCTTCCCCCAGCCAAAGCTGTTCTTCACCTCGATGGTGGTCTGGACGATCCTCTGCATAGCAGTCTGGTATGCGTCTCTTTCCGATTTGGGGACACATCTGGGTTTCGTCATGCCCCCAGAAGGGCAGGAGCCCTATGACCTCAGCTATTTCGTGTTGTGGGGGAATCTCTGGTTCTACGGGTTTTTCTTTTTATGCACCGCGATTTTCTGTGGGGCATGGCACATCAAAGCCTGGGATCATCCCTGGAAGCTCTGGTCGATCTGGGGCTCGGCGCTGATTATTCTGGTCACCTATTTCGGTGTCCAAGTGTCCGTCGTCGTCAATAACTTCCGCCGTCCGTTCGGGGACCTCTTGCAGGCTGCGCTTACGAAGCAGCCTGGGGTGACGGTCGAGAGTTTCTACACGTTGATGATAATCTTCGCGCAGATCGCCTTCCTCAGCATGTTTGTTTCCATCCTGACGGACTTCTACACCAGCCATTATATCTTCCGCTGGCGTACGGCGATGAACAGCTTCTACATGTCGAAATGGGAAAAGCTGCGTCACATCGAAGGCGCTTCGCAGCGTGTGCAGGAAGATACGATGCGCTTTTCCAGCACCCTGGAAGGATTGGGCATCAGCCTGATCAACTCGGTGATGACGCTGATCGTCTTTCTGCCGATTCTGCTTGCGCTTTCGAGCTATGTCACCGAACTGCCGATCATCGGCAAGATTTCCCATTCGCTCTTCTGGTTGGCGCTCTTCTGGTCGGCTTTCGGCACAGTGTTGCTGGCGGTTGCCGGCATCAAGCTGCCCGGCCTGAATTTTAAGAACCAGCGTGTGGAAGCAGCTTACCGCAAGGAGCTCGTCTACGGCGAAGATAACGGCGAGCGTGCGCAGCCGGCGACAGTCGGAGAACTCTTCGCGAACGTCAGGCGGAACTATTACCGCATTTACTTCCACTACGTCTATTTCAACGTCGCCCGCTATTTCTATCTGCAGGCCGACTCGATGTTCGTGTTGTTCATGCTGGTTCCGACTTTTGTCGCCGGGGCGATCACCTACGGCATATACCAACAGATCGCGACCGCCTTCGGTCAGGTCAGCAACTCGTTCCAGTATCTCGTCAATTCCTGGACGACGATCATCGAGCTCCTGTCAATCCACAAGCGCCTCAAGGCCTTCGAAGCGGCGATCGATGACGAGCCGCTGCCGAAGATCGACCAGAGCTATCTGGAGCGCGAGACCGGCATCGTGCATGTTGACGGCTGA
- a CDS encoding PadR family transcriptional regulator, which yields MRGFKGGMFGGGFRTGRKFDAADLQLIILALLSEQPRHGYELIKTLEERSGGFYVPSPGVIYPALTYLEETGLAEVEATGTKKLYRITESGQKRVEENQALVEATLAKLSAIGEKMAHVRRVFGGEEPGDDEGREGPFGRDAGDVHLARQLLRSALRSKYPWSKAEGARIAAILERAAADIIRGETKSED from the coding sequence ATGAGAGGCTTCAAGGGCGGCATGTTCGGCGGCGGTTTTCGCACCGGCCGGAAATTCGATGCCGCTGATCTGCAGCTCATCATTCTCGCCCTGCTTTCCGAGCAGCCGCGCCATGGCTATGAACTGATCAAGACCCTGGAAGAACGCTCCGGCGGCTTCTATGTGCCGAGCCCCGGCGTCATCTACCCCGCCCTCACCTATCTGGAAGAGACGGGCCTTGCCGAAGTCGAAGCGACCGGCACGAAGAAGCTTTACCGCATCACCGAAAGCGGTCAGAAGCGCGTCGAGGAAAACCAGGCGCTGGTCGAGGCGACGCTCGCCAAGCTCAGCGCGATCGGCGAGAAGATGGCGCATGTCCGGCGCGTCTTTGGCGGCGAGGAACCCGGCGACGATGAAGGTCGTGAAGGCCCGTTCGGTCGGGATGCCGGTGATGTTCACCTCGCACGTCAGCTTCTGCGCTCGGCACTTCGCTCGAAATATCCATGGAGCAAGGCTGAAGGCGCGCGCATCGCGGCCATTCTCGAACGCGCCGCCGCCGATATCATCCGCGGCGAGACGAAGTCGGAAGACTGA
- the map gene encoding type I methionyl aminopeptidase: protein MIISNDDELTKLKEIGRICANAIQAMAAALEPGITTLELDNIGRKVLDDAGARSAPELVYKFPGATCISVNEEVAHGIPGARVIQAGDLVNLDVSAEKDGFFSDTGSSFAVPPVKPKIERLCRDGKRALWVGLNQVRSGAPFSKIGHAVGAFAQKNRYTLVANLASHGIGRSLHEEPAEVSTWADPDETRIMQDGLVFTVEPFLSLGASWAEGGDDAWTLYADPRAPTVQFEHTVVATRNGPMILTLADN from the coding sequence ATGATCATCTCGAACGACGACGAACTGACCAAGCTGAAAGAGATCGGCCGCATCTGCGCTAACGCCATACAGGCGATGGCGGCGGCGCTGGAGCCGGGCATCACCACGCTGGAACTCGATAATATTGGCCGCAAGGTGCTGGACGATGCCGGCGCCCGCTCGGCGCCGGAACTTGTTTACAAATTTCCCGGCGCCACCTGCATCAGCGTCAATGAGGAAGTGGCGCATGGCATTCCCGGTGCGCGGGTGATTCAGGCAGGCGATCTCGTCAATCTCGATGTTTCCGCGGAGAAGGATGGTTTCTTCTCCGATACCGGCTCGTCCTTTGCTGTGCCGCCTGTCAAGCCGAAGATCGAGCGCCTTTGCCGCGATGGCAAACGGGCGCTTTGGGTCGGGCTGAACCAGGTGCGCAGCGGCGCGCCGTTCTCGAAGATCGGCCACGCCGTCGGCGCTTTCGCCCAGAAGAACCGCTATACGCTGGTCGCCAATCTCGCCAGCCACGGCATCGGCCGTTCGCTGCATGAGGAGCCGGCGGAGGTGTCTACCTGGGCCGATCCCGACGAGACCCGCATCATGCAGGACGGTCTCGTCTTCACCGTCGAGCCATTCCTGTCGCTCGGCGCAAGTTGGGCGGAGGGCGGCGACGATGCCTGGACGCTCTATGCCGATCCGCGCGCGCCCACGGTTCAGTTCGAGCACACCGTCGTCGCCACCCGCAACGGACCGATGATCCTGACCTTGGCGGACAACTGA
- a CDS encoding LLM class flavin-dependent oxidoreductase: protein MELGLYTFADVDTNPALNKGAEAARRLKNLIEEIELADQVGLDVFGLGEHHRPDYAASAPAVALAAAAVKTNNIRLTSTVTVLSSDDPVRVFQQFSTLDLISNGRAEIMAGRGSFIESFPLFGYNLEDYDQLFEEKLDLLLAIRESEQVNWTGKLRAPIHGRGVYPRPLQDPLPIWVAVGGTPQSVARAGALGLPMALAIIGGEPRRFAPLIDLYHEAARRAGQDAAKLKTSINVHGFVADTTEAAADQFYGPQAEVMNRIGRERGWGPTSRAHFDQSRGPHGALFVGDPEVVAEKIIAHHKLFKNDRFLLQMAIGTMPHEQIMRGIELYGTKVAPLVRKALTAESEEAKATA, encoded by the coding sequence ATGGAACTTGGTCTCTATACCTTCGCGGACGTCGATACCAATCCTGCTCTCAACAAGGGTGCGGAGGCGGCGCGTCGCCTGAAGAATTTGATCGAGGAGATCGAGCTGGCCGATCAGGTCGGTCTCGATGTCTTCGGGCTCGGCGAGCATCATCGGCCGGATTATGCAGCATCGGCTCCGGCCGTCGCCCTTGCGGCGGCTGCGGTAAAGACGAACAATATCCGGTTGACCAGCACCGTGACGGTGCTGAGTTCGGACGATCCGGTGCGCGTATTCCAGCAGTTCTCGACGCTCGACCTCATTTCGAACGGTCGTGCCGAGATCATGGCGGGGCGGGGCTCGTTCATCGAGTCATTTCCGCTCTTTGGTTATAATCTCGAAGATTACGACCAGCTTTTCGAGGAAAAGCTCGATCTGCTGTTGGCGATCCGCGAGAGCGAGCAGGTGAACTGGACGGGCAAACTCCGCGCGCCGATTCATGGGCGAGGGGTCTATCCCCGACCGCTGCAGGATCCGTTGCCAATCTGGGTGGCGGTCGGCGGCACGCCGCAGTCGGTCGCGCGCGCCGGGGCTCTTGGCCTGCCGATGGCGCTCGCCATCATCGGCGGCGAGCCGCGCCGGTTTGCGCCGCTCATCGATCTCTACCACGAGGCTGCCCGCCGCGCTGGGCAGGATGCAGCCAAGCTCAAAACCAGCATCAATGTTCACGGTTTCGTAGCCGATACGACCGAGGCCGCCGCCGATCAGTTCTACGGCCCGCAGGCCGAGGTGATGAACCGGATTGGCCGCGAGCGCGGCTGGGGACCGACAAGCCGGGCGCATTTCGACCAATCGCGCGGGCCGCATGGTGCGCTCTTCGTCGGCGATCCCGAAGTCGTTGCCGAGAAGATCATCGCTCATCACAAGCTGTTCAAGAATGACCGCTTCCTGCTGCAGATGGCGATCGGCACGATGCCGCATGAGCAGATCATGCGCGGCATCGAACTTTACGGCACGAAAGTCGCACCGCTGGTCAGAAAGGCATTGACTGCAGAAAGCGAAGAGGCGAAAGCGACGGCTTGA
- a CDS encoding GNAT family protein — protein sequence MPQVTIAPVRQSDAGELIAANVESRAYHAPWAYPFVDRDGFDAWFGQTVTGSNIGLVARDAGSGGIIGVVNISQMVWGGFRSAFLGYHGMVAFAGQGFMTEALRLAVAHGFDDIGLHRLEANIQPANHASIALVQRLGFRKEGFSPKYLRIGGVWCDHERWALLADDPRL from the coding sequence ATGCCGCAAGTCACTATCGCACCAGTCAGGCAGTCCGACGCCGGCGAACTGATCGCGGCGAATGTCGAGAGCCGCGCATACCATGCACCATGGGCCTATCCCTTTGTGGATCGCGATGGCTTCGATGCCTGGTTCGGGCAGACCGTTACGGGATCCAATATCGGCCTCGTCGCGCGCGATGCCGGTTCGGGCGGTATCATCGGCGTGGTCAATATCAGCCAGATGGTATGGGGCGGTTTCCGCAGCGCCTTTCTCGGCTATCACGGCATGGTGGCCTTTGCCGGCCAGGGTTTCATGACCGAGGCATTGCGGCTGGCGGTCGCCCATGGTTTCGACGATATCGGCTTGCATCGGCTGGAGGCCAATATTCAGCCCGCGAACCATGCCTCTATTGCGTTGGTGCAAAGGCTTGGCTTCCGTAAGGAAGGATTCTCACCCAAATATCTGAGGATCGGCGGCGTCTGGTGCGATCATGAACGCTGGGCTTTGCTGGCCGACGATCCGCGCCTTTGA
- a CDS encoding DoxX family protein: MFYEMESPSSSRVQRVAGMILSGLVIAFLVFDGAIKLIPLPVVTETMAALGYSADPALARLLGAITLLCAVLYAIPATSVLGAILLTGLLGGAMVTHLRVGSPVFTHLLFGLYLGIIAWGGLYLRYEAVRKMIPFMR; the protein is encoded by the coding sequence ATGTTCTATGAAATGGAATCACCATCCAGCTCGCGGGTGCAGCGTGTGGCCGGCATGATCCTCAGCGGCTTGGTTATCGCCTTTCTTGTTTTCGACGGCGCGATCAAGCTCATTCCTTTGCCTGTGGTTACGGAGACCATGGCGGCGCTCGGCTATTCCGCCGATCCGGCTTTGGCGCGGCTGCTTGGCGCGATCACGCTCCTCTGCGCTGTGCTCTATGCCATTCCGGCGACATCTGTCCTCGGGGCGATCCTCCTCACCGGCCTGCTTGGTGGGGCGATGGTGACGCATCTGAGAGTGGGCAGCCCCGTGTTCACGCACCTGCTGTTCGGTCTTTATCTCGGCATCATCGCCTGGGGTGGGCTTTATCTTCGTTATGAAGCGGTTCGGAAAATGATTCCGTTTATGCGTTGA
- a CDS encoding RNA polymerase sigma factor, whose protein sequence is MTDLAWIDIAFTNARPQVLGALLRYFRNLDIAEEAFQEACLRALKTWPDKGPPRDPVAWLIFVGRNSGIDAVRKQSKTQGLPDEEVISDTGDAESDLAERLDGSNYRDDILRLLFICCHPDLPATQQIALALRVVSGLTVAQIARAFLVSESAMEQRITRAKARVAAAGVPFETPGAVERAERVALVSAMIYLIYNEGYSAGGPGREASAFADEAIRLGRLLLRIFPAEPEIMGLLALMLLQQSRNAARFDADGQIILLEDQDRSLWSRTLIDEALALLDKAIRHRRPGPYQVQAAIAALHSRAKRAEDTDWAEIDLLYQTLERLNPSPVVSLNRAVAIAKLKGPEEALALVEALADKLDCYFYFHGLRGGLLAQLGRSHEAHLAFDRAIALARSPAEAAHIRHQLDRLAVPAPATAK, encoded by the coding sequence ATGACGGACCTCGCCTGGATCGATATCGCATTCACCAACGCCCGGCCGCAGGTGCTCGGTGCGCTGCTGCGATACTTCCGCAATCTCGATATTGCCGAAGAGGCGTTTCAGGAAGCTTGCCTCAGAGCATTGAAGACATGGCCGGATAAGGGGCCGCCGCGTGATCCCGTCGCCTGGCTGATCTTCGTCGGCCGCAATAGCGGCATCGACGCGGTGCGCAAACAGTCGAAGACGCAAGGCTTGCCGGACGAGGAGGTGATCTCTGATACCGGTGACGCCGAAAGCGATCTCGCTGAGCGGCTAGACGGCTCCAACTATCGTGACGATATTCTGCGGTTGCTGTTCATCTGCTGTCATCCGGATCTGCCGGCGACGCAACAGATCGCGCTGGCGCTGCGCGTCGTCTCCGGTCTTACGGTGGCCCAGATCGCCCGTGCCTTTCTCGTCAGCGAAAGTGCGATGGAGCAGCGTATTACCCGCGCCAAAGCGCGTGTTGCGGCCGCCGGTGTACCTTTCGAGACGCCGGGTGCGGTCGAGCGGGCCGAGCGCGTGGCGCTCGTCAGCGCCATGATCTATCTCATCTACAACGAGGGTTACTCCGCCGGTGGGCCGGGCCGCGAAGCGTCTGCCTTTGCCGATGAGGCGATCCGGTTGGGGCGGCTGTTGCTGCGCATCTTTCCGGCGGAACCCGAGATCATGGGTCTGCTGGCGCTGATGCTGCTGCAACAATCGCGGAATGCCGCCCGTTTCGATGCAGACGGCCAGATCATCCTGCTGGAGGATCAGGACCGGTCGCTCTGGAGCCGCACATTGATCGACGAGGCGCTTGCCTTGCTCGACAAGGCAATCCGCCATCGCCGACCCGGCCCCTATCAGGTTCAGGCCGCCATTGCCGCGCTGCATTCGCGCGCCAAGCGGGCCGAGGATACGGATTGGGCGGAGATCGATCTGCTCTATCAGACGCTGGAGCGGTTGAATCCGTCGCCGGTTGTCTCGCTGAACCGCGCAGTCGCCATCGCCAAGCTTAAAGGGCCAGAGGAGGCGTTGGCACTGGTCGAGGCACTGGCGGACAAACTCGATTGCTATTTTTACTTTCACGGGCTTCGGGGCGGTCTGCTTGCGCAGTTGGGCCGGTCGCACGAGGCGCATTTGGCCTTCGACCGTGCAATCGCGCTTGCCCGATCGCCCGCAGAAGCCGCCCATATCCGTCATCAGCTCGACCGCCTGGCCGTGCCTGCTCCGGCAACTGCAAAATAA
- a CDS encoding YciI family protein: MLYAILCYNDEDAVFSWTKEEEQATMDRLRAVQAPLGEAGKLGPVARLMPTTAATTLRKGKNEPLVIDGPFAETKEQLLGFYVIDFETLDEAIEFSKKLAVANPGAGSYEIRPLYVFKPGTIAT, encoded by the coding sequence ATGCTCTATGCGATCCTATGCTACAACGACGAAGACGCCGTGTTTTCCTGGACCAAGGAAGAAGAACAGGCGACGATGGACCGGTTGCGGGCGGTGCAGGCGCCGCTTGGCGAAGCCGGCAAGCTCGGTCCGGTCGCCCGTCTGATGCCGACGACGGCGGCAACGACACTGCGCAAGGGCAAGAACGAGCCGCTCGTCATCGATGGGCCCTTCGCGGAAACGAAGGAACAATTGCTCGGCTTTTATGTCATCGACTTTGAGACACTCGACGAGGCGATTGAATTTTCAAAGAAACTCGCCGTCGCCAACCCGGGCGCCGGCTCTTATGAAATTCGTCCGCTTTATGTCTTTAAACCGGGGACGATCGCAACATGA